In Sphingobacterium sp. lm-10, one DNA window encodes the following:
- a CDS encoding YggS family pyridoxal phosphate-dependent enzyme, whose translation MSIRSNIEALQNELSAREVTLVAVSKTKPNEDILEAYEAGQRVFGENMVQELVTKQEALPQDIEWHLIGHLQSNKVKYIASFIAMIQSVDSLKLLKEINKHAAKNNRIIDCLLQIHIADEEAKFGFDHAELIEALRDESLNDLNNIRIRGLMGIATNTDNEKHIKEEFYELKMLFDGIKVSFFRKTDSFDTLSMGMSSDYPIAIEEGSNMIRLGSTIFGKRVTKHFKSQ comes from the coding sequence ATGAGTATACGTAGTAATATAGAAGCTTTACAAAATGAGTTAAGCGCGCGCGAAGTAACCTTAGTAGCCGTATCCAAAACCAAGCCGAACGAAGACATTCTTGAAGCTTATGAAGCGGGGCAGCGCGTATTTGGCGAAAATATGGTGCAGGAGTTAGTTACAAAACAAGAGGCGCTGCCACAAGACATTGAATGGCATTTGATTGGACACTTACAATCGAACAAGGTGAAGTATATCGCGTCATTTATCGCTATGATACAGTCGGTTGACTCACTCAAGCTCCTGAAAGAGATTAACAAGCATGCTGCTAAAAATAATCGGATCATTGATTGTCTACTGCAAATACACATCGCTGATGAAGAAGCAAAATTCGGCTTTGACCATGCAGAATTGATCGAGGCATTGCGCGATGAATCGTTGAACGATTTAAATAATATTCGCATTCGAGGATTGATGGGTATTGCGACCAATACGGACAATGAAAAACACATAAAAGAAGAGTTTTACGAGTTAAAGATGTTGTTCGATGGCATCAAAGTGAGTTTTTTCCGAAAAACAGATTCCTTTGACACACTGTCTATGGGCATGTCATCTGACTACCCTATTGCGATAGAAGAAGGTAGCAATATGATTCGTCTAGGAAGTACTATCTTTGGAAAACGAGTGACAAAACATTTTAAATCTCAATAG
- a CDS encoding DUF3298 and DUF4163 domain-containing protein yields MIIRNHIIPSLLLLLLLGSSSCGSPTGDGSAAGKDSQNKIDTIPYKITEYYQSSPYFHQRGDQYDTSYFRVSYPQSKDSQFNALILQSLAVKDRADLEQMGESFLADYDSYVEEATQPELVNAWFQDISTRVLLYTPNLLVVSKTLKEYAGGAHGNFAELFNNYDIKASKIISLNEIVAAERQQELINLGESHFRTTEGLAPNDPLSGRYFFDEGIFTLADNFAFSKTGLVFQYNPYEIKAWSEGVTRIEIPYKELKDLLTDQGRKIVAEIENTYR; encoded by the coding sequence ATGATCATAAGAAACCATATAATTCCCAGCTTATTATTATTGCTCCTTTTAGGAAGTTCAAGCTGCGGATCGCCTACTGGCGATGGATCGGCGGCAGGTAAAGATTCCCAGAACAAGATCGACACCATTCCATATAAGATAACGGAGTACTATCAAAGTAGCCCGTATTTTCATCAGCGTGGAGATCAATACGATACCAGCTATTTTAGAGTTTCTTATCCGCAGTCAAAAGATTCGCAGTTCAATGCTCTAATTCTGCAATCTTTAGCGGTTAAAGACCGAGCAGATCTCGAACAAATGGGCGAGTCATTTCTGGCGGACTACGATAGTTATGTGGAGGAAGCGACACAACCCGAGCTAGTAAATGCCTGGTTTCAGGATATCAGCACGCGCGTGTTATTGTACACGCCGAACCTACTGGTTGTGAGCAAAACATTAAAGGAATATGCAGGTGGTGCACACGGCAACTTCGCAGAACTCTTTAACAATTACGATATTAAAGCTAGTAAAATTATATCTCTAAATGAGATCGTTGCTGCCGAACGCCAACAGGAGCTTATCAATTTAGGCGAATCACACTTTAGAACAACAGAAGGCTTAGCGCCAAATGACCCATTATCCGGTCGGTATTTCTTCGATGAAGGTATTTTCACGCTCGCCGATAATTTTGCATTCAGTAAAACAGGTTTGGTTTTCCAATATAACCCTTATGAGATAAAGGCTTGGTCGGAGGGTGTTACACGTATTGAAATACCGTATAAAGAATTGAAGGATTTACTCACAGATCAAGGCCGCAAAATCGTGGCAGAAATAGAAAACACGTATCGATAA
- a CDS encoding aspartate kinase, with product MQVFKFGGASVKSAENIRNVATIIDTYKVNGLLVVVSAIGKTTNKLSEVVDRYFHREGDPFEALEQVRAEHLTILNDLFSDKSHPIFDEVINTLVEAEWILEEDPQDAYDYLYDQIVSLGEILSTKIIAAYCQHVGFAVRWLDARDYIFTDNRYMEGTVDWNKTEEKIRREIPVLLEKEIIITQGFIGSTSENFTTTLGREGSDYSAAIFASCLRAKDLTIWKDVPGVLNADPKWFNETELIPELSYTDAIELTYYGATVIHPKTIKPLQNTQIPLYVRSFLDPTQPGTQIRATHQTLPVPSFIFKVNQVLVNIQPLDFSFIVEDNLGHIFNTFHENRIKVNMMHNSAISFCVSIDDTGENVWKLMEDLQKRYKVSVSAGLELITIRYYNQETIDRVLVGKEIVRELKDSYTCQMLVKKRDE from the coding sequence ATGCAGGTATTTAAATTTGGTGGGGCTTCCGTTAAGAGTGCAGAAAACATCCGAAATGTAGCGACCATCATTGATACATATAAGGTAAATGGCTTATTGGTCGTGGTTTCTGCCATCGGCAAAACCACCAATAAACTCTCTGAAGTGGTAGATCGCTACTTCCACCGAGAAGGAGATCCATTTGAAGCATTGGAGCAGGTGCGCGCTGAGCACCTAACCATATTAAATGATTTGTTCAGTGATAAAAGTCACCCCATTTTCGATGAGGTGATCAATACGCTCGTAGAGGCGGAATGGATTTTAGAGGAAGATCCACAGGATGCTTACGATTACCTATACGATCAGATTGTCTCTCTCGGTGAGATCTTATCCACTAAGATTATCGCAGCCTATTGTCAGCACGTTGGATTTGCTGTTCGCTGGTTGGACGCCCGGGATTATATATTCACCGATAACCGATATATGGAAGGCACAGTGGATTGGAATAAGACCGAGGAAAAAATCAGAAGAGAAATCCCTGTCCTACTGGAGAAAGAGATTATCATTACACAAGGATTCATTGGCTCCACTTCAGAGAACTTCACGACCACACTGGGTCGCGAAGGATCCGATTACAGCGCTGCCATCTTCGCATCCTGCCTTCGCGCAAAAGACCTTACCATCTGGAAAGACGTACCAGGCGTACTTAATGCCGATCCAAAATGGTTTAATGAAACCGAGTTGATACCGGAGCTGTCGTACACCGATGCGATCGAGTTAACGTATTATGGAGCTACCGTTATTCACCCAAAAACCATTAAACCGCTTCAAAATACGCAGATTCCACTTTATGTGCGTTCTTTTCTGGACCCCACACAACCGGGCACACAGATTCGCGCCACGCATCAAACGCTTCCAGTGCCATCCTTCATCTTTAAGGTCAATCAAGTACTGGTCAATATTCAACCCTTGGACTTTTCCTTTATTGTGGAAGACAACCTCGGACATATTTTCAACACCTTTCACGAGAACCGTATCAAGGTAAACATGATGCACAACAGTGCAATCAGCTTTTGCGTAAGTATTGATGATACTGGTGAGAATGTATGGAAGTTGATGGAAGATTTGCAGAAACGTTATAAGGTTAGCGTATCTGCCGGATTGGAATTGATTACTATTCGCTACTATAATCAGGAAACTATAGATCGCGTGCTGGTGGGTAAAGAAATAGTTCGGGAATTAAAAGATAGTTATACCTGCCAGATGCTGGTAAAGAAAAGAGATGAATAA